The stretch of DNA GATCTTCCTGCAGATGCCATAGACGAGTACATAAAGATAGGCGAATCAACAACAATCGAAAGCATGAAAAAGTTTTGTCGAGCCGTAGTGGAGATATTTTCAAAGGAATACCTACGATCACCAACACCTAATGACATTTCCCGACTTCTTTACATTGGTGAAAAACGAGGTTTTTCCGGAATGCTTGGTAGCCTAGATTGCATGCACTGGAAGTGGAAAAATTGTCCTACTGCTTGGGCGGGACAATATGCAGGTCGTAGTGGATCACCTACTATAATTCTTGAAGCTATGGCAGATTATGATCTTTGGATATGGCATGCTTATTTCGGATTGCCAGGCACTAATAAGGATATCAATGTGTTGGAATCTTCCCACCTTTTCTCCAATCTCGCTCAAGGTATTGCTCCTCCAGTTCATTATACCATTCAAGGAAAAGAATACAATATGGGTTATTACTTGGCTGATGGTATATATCCAAAATGGTCCACCATAGTGCAAACTATACACGAACCAAGAGGTCCAAAGAACAAATATTTTGCAACACAACAAGAAGCATGCAGAAAAGATGTAGAACGTGCATTCGGAGTACTTCAATCACGTTTTGCTATTTTGAAAGGACCGGTACGTTTTTGGAAAAAGAATGTGCTACATGACATAATAACTACATGcataattttacataatatgATAATCGAGGATGAGCGTGATCTTAATGCACCGATTGAAGTTGAAAGAGAAGTTCCACCTCCATGAGTCCAAATGGCGGAAGATGATGATATCCGATTCCAAGAATTTCTAGGTCGatttagaaaaatcaaagataaagaAGCTCATTTCTCACTTCGAAATGCATTAATTGAGCATTTGTGGGAAAAATACTCTAATGTggatggttaaaaaaatttactatgttttattattttatatgatgtaatgtatttttttaataaatatgatatttaaataatatttatgaatgttaaaaatttaaataatatcataattttatgaaagtttcacaaatactaaactaaatgggttagtttgcaacttttataagtaaaatgtattaattgtaaaataaaaaaggaatctctacggaatattttttttagaggaaaaaatagaagtatccattggagcaaaagtcacctctattatagagttcctctattttagaggtaaaagtagggaaaaccattgaagaTGGTCTTAGTAGCAGTGTAACGTGCATCTCTAAGTTATGACTTTATtctcaaaaagcaaaaaaagaaaaagaaaaaaaaaatccaaacaaatcaCTTCAAAGCGCTAAGTACCAAAATATGAACAATTTTCATTCattgctttttgttttccaataatATGTAGTATAAGTATTTCAAGATAGGCGTTAAGTTGAGGATTATTTTTGCTCGTAGGCTcgtatcatattttattttatagttcgTCTAAGTCCATTTTTTCTTATGAGTTATGATATAGTTGAGTTAGATCTTGGGTTCAATTCAAATCCAGCCtacttttcaaagaaaaaaacaaaatcaagaattattgtatTTAGAGCATCAAAAGTGGCCAAAAGATAACGATTTTATGTCTAGTTCGTTGCTTGACTTTGTATAATGTTCTCAGGCATCTGTCGACTCGATGAACACCGACGTTCCCCTGCATCGTTGATGTTTGAATCGTTGTCTGGTTCCCACAAATGATTCCATAGCAAAGAGACTGGGATGTGTCGACTCAATGAACATGGACATTTCTCTACATTGTTGATGTATGAATCGTTGTCTGGTTTCTGAAACTCTTTCCACAAATGATTCCATTTGGTCGTCCATAGCAAGCAGACAGTGAATTTTCCGAGTGTTAGAAagcacaaaacaaacacaacaagaaACAGAAGCCAGAAACTGTCGACGCCGAGCTGCCTAGAGGTAAAAGATGGATTTGGATCTGGATTGGTGACTGGGTCTGgacaactttcttctttcttcttgaaccATGCACGCTCAAGCTCCATCGCCTTTGGTGACTCTGCTACTTTTAAGATGGCCCTTGAAACATCGGCCACCATAGGTGATCCTATCGGGAAAACCTACAGTAAATGTGCATTATATAGTCTCACCTCACGGTATAATAATGCAAATTTCACAGATATTTTGTCTTGGAAACTTACGAAGCCGAAACCATCAATATTGAAGGGTTCTTCAACCATTTTATAAGTGTTGCAATATTGTCCAAGAAAGAGTCTCAAGTAAGGTATTTCCAAGAAAGCTGCAGAGACACCTCCCTTTTTTGGTCCTTTTCTAAGAAGCTCGTTGCATTCTTCAGATGTATCGAAGGGCACAAGGCTCGATTGCGAGAAACCTGTTTCTCTAAGCTTTCCAAGAATGAAGGATGTTCTCTGATAACCCActttttctcctctctcaagCAAGCTGCTCATGCTCGTTATGGTTGGATGAAGTTGCTGCGATGTCAAAAGCGATGCCAAACTAGCTGTGTAACTTTGAGTCAACACGAGAACGATGAAGTACCATGTGATAACTAGAAGCCTAGCTCCAAAGCTGAACACTCTTTCTCCTGCGGACAGCAACTCGGGAGTAAGCATCACCTAaggttattatatatagaaacatcAATCTATGCTGAGATGCAAAGTGGGGAGATTGAATGTACTTGGAGCAAAAACCATGGTAGAGAAGGCGAACCAGAGGATAGTACTAGCTTGGTAATTAGCAGGTCCTCTAAAGTCCGGGTTAACCCTATGTTCAAGAGCCCAGACAGTGATTCCAACAAGAAAAAAGCAGGCAAAGGAAATCAACCATAGTCTCCATGACAAAGGCTTCAAGAAAGTGAAACTGTCTCTTTTCACTTGGTCTTTAATGGGGGCGATTAATCCTACGCCTGATTTAAAGAACGGAAATGTGAAATCAACGTAAGCAGACCTGTTCGCCAGTATGGTTGTATCTCCCACAACAGCATCATATTTCTGcgagagaaaagaaaggaagagcTCACTAAGAtggattttgttaaaaaaaaatagaattattttAGGGATGATTAGTGAGTGATCTTGCTCACCCCGAGGTACACTTGGTGAACCAAGTCGTCGTAATTACCGGCTGGTTTACCATTGCTTTTTTCGAAAGGAATGAACTCATAGGAGATGTCATAAGGCATTGCTCGAATCACAGCCTCAAAGAAATCAACGCAGAAACCTGTGACTAGTGATGCATTGGTGATAGGATCCCTTGTGACCTTCACGAGATCGGTGTAACCAGTTCTCTTTGGAACTCCAATGCGCAACTTCCTCCCATTAGTCGGCATTTCCCATCCTCTGGGAACAGAATCAGCCTCTCCAGGCCATATAATTTGCTTAAGATGATCTTTCCAAGTAGATAAAGCGCTCATGCTACGCGGCTGCTGGTCTAGTTGCTTCA from Camelina sativa cultivar DH55 chromosome 9, Cs, whole genome shotgun sequence encodes:
- the LOC104715936 gene encoding uncharacterized protein LOC104715936, with amino-acid sequence MEIINNCDHEEEAIQHAIANNNSVIQFLLNQQKNQAIHGGSVPERSFIHRDRESAHDRLFNDYFSENPKYNEATFRRRFRMSRLLFLRIIHQVESHENYFTQRRDSSGRLGLSSLQKITAVFRMLAYDLPADAIDEYIKIGESTTIESMKKFCRAVVEIFSKEYLRSPTPNDISRLLYIGEKRGFSGMLGSLDCMHWKWKNCPTAWAGQYAGRSGSPTIILEAMADYDLWIWHAYFGLPGTNKDINVLESSHLFSNLAQGIAPPVHYTIQGKEYNMGYYLADGIYPKWSTIVQTIHEPRGPKNKYFATQQEACRKDVERAFGVLQSRFAILKGPVRFWKKNVLHDIITTCIILHNMIIEDERDLNAPIEVEREVPPP
- the LOC104713929 gene encoding glutamate receptor 2.2-like, which gives rise to MRNMRVFFFVLLCFFFVFFVKLSRGQNNRITVINVGVVTDVGIMHSDIEMLCINMSLADFYSSRPQYQTRLVVNVGDSRHDVIGAAAAGLELIKNNQVKAILGPWSSMQAHFLVEIGQKSRVPIVSYSATSPFLTSLRSPYFFRATYEDSFQVHAIKAIIKLFGWREAVPVYIDNTFGEGIMPRLTDALQEINVRIPYRSVIAPNATDHEISVELLKMMTMPTRVFIVHMYSSLALRVFIQAKEIGLMKPGYVWILTNGVTDELNWISETGIEAMEGVLGVKTYIPKSRELEIFSSQWRRRFSRMDLNVYGLWAYDAITALAIAIEEAGTNNLTFSNADPGRNVSELEALGLSQYGPKILQTLSTVQFKGLAGDFRFVNGQLQPSVFEIVNVIGTGERSVGFWTEEHGLVKQLDQQPRSMSALSTWKDHLKQIIWPGEADSVPRGWEMPTNGRKLRIGVPKRTGYTDLVKVTRDPITNASLVTGFCVDFFEAVIRAMPYDISYEFIPFEKSNGKPAGNYDDLVHQVYLGKYDAVVGDTTILANRSAYVDFTFPFFKSGVGLIAPIKDQVKRDSFTFLKPLSWRLWLISFACFFLVGITVWALEHRVNPDFRGPANYQASTILWFAFSTMVFAPRERVFSFGARLLVITWYFIVLVLTQSYTASLASLLTSQQLHPTITSMSSLLERGEKVGYQRTSFILGKLRETGFSQSSLVPFDTSEECNELLRKGPKKGGVSAAFLEIPYLRLFLGQYCNTYKMVEEPFNIDGFGFVFPIGSPMVADVSRAILKVAESPKAMELERAWFKKKEESCPDPVTNPDPNPSFTSRQLGVDSFWLLFLVVFVLCFLTLGKFTVCLLWTTKWNHLWKEFQKPDNDSYINNVEKCPCSLSRHIPVSLLWNHLWEPDNDSNINDAGERRCSSSRQMPENIIQSQATN